Proteins encoded within one genomic window of Hevea brasiliensis isolate MT/VB/25A 57/8 chromosome 8, ASM3005281v1, whole genome shotgun sequence:
- the LOC131182089 gene encoding uncharacterized protein LOC131182089 — protein sequence MRGEFNSLKSLILKENSSAHYIHCFAHQLQLTLVAVAKKHSSIGSFFNTITRLVNVIGGSCKHRDMLREKQLEKVFEGIAKGEIKTGQGLNQETILGITHELSQVLQRRDQDIVNAMNLVKVSKCHLQVIRENGWESLLLEVLEFCGKCDITVLDMEDVYVARGRSRRRSEEMTNLHHYRVELFYYVIDMQFQELNNRFDEVNTNLLLCMACLDPKDSFSVFDTSKLIQLAKFYPCEFSPVALIELEYQLENFLFDMHMDKKFFEVSRIGGLAEKMVATKKHIVFPLVYLLIKLLLILPVATATVKRVFFAMNIIKSLLRNRMGDELLNDCLVTYIEMDVFPSIDNEVILDKFKSMKNRRGLL from the exons ATGCGAGGTGAATTTAATAGCCTTAAAAGTTTGATTTTGAAGGAGAATTCTAGTGCTCATTATATCCATTGTTTTGCTCATCAACTCCAACTCACACTTGTTGCTGTTGCTAAAAAGCATTCAAGTATAGGTTCTTTTTTCAATACTATTACTCGTTTGGTCAATGTTATTGGAGGTTCTTGTAAACACAGGGACATGCTTCGAGAAAAACAACTAGAGAAAGTGTTTGAAGGAATTGCAAAAGGTGAAATAAAAACTGGACAAGGTCTTAATCAAGAAACG ATTTTGGGAATCACACATGAGTTATCACAAGTTTTACAGAGAAGGGATCAAGATATTGTAAATGCTATGAATCTAGTTAAAGTCTCAAAATGTCATTTGCAAGTGATAAGAGAAAATGGTTGGGAATCTTTGTTACTTGAGGTATTGGAATTTTGTGGTAAATGTGATATAACTGTATTAGATATGGAGGATGTCTATGTAGCCAGAGGGAGATCAAGGCGTAGAAGTGAAGAAATGACAAATCTTCATCATTATCGCGTTGAGTTATTTTATTATGTGATTGATATGCAGTTTCAAGAACTTAATAATCGATTTGATGAAGTGAATACAAATTTGCTTTTATGCATGGCATGTCTCGATCCTAAGGACTCATTTTCTGTATTCGATACTAGCAAATTGATTCAACTCGCAAAATTTTATCCATGTGAATTTTCTCCAGTTGCTCTAATTGAACTTGAATATCAACTTGAGAACTTTCTCTTTGATATGCATATGGATAAGAAATTTTTTGAAGTGAGTAGAATTGGAGGTCTTGCTGAGAAGATGGTTGCTACAAAAAAGCATATTGTTTTTCCTTTAGTATATTTGttaatcaaattattattaaTCTTGCCAGTTGCTACAGCGACAGTGAAAAGAGTTTTTTTTGCAATGAATATCATTAAAAGTTTACTTCGTAATAGAATGGGAGATGAGCTACTAAATGATTGTTTGGTGACTTACATTGAAATGGATGTATTTCCAAGTATTGACAATGAAGTTATTTTGGATAAATTTAAGTCAATGAAAAATAGACGAGGATTATTGTAA